The DNA window CCTGCGTGCAGAACGCGGTTTTCCACACTTGTCGGCTCCCTACGACGGCCACGGTGAGTACCTGGATTACGCGCTGGGCTTTGCGGCGCAGCCGTCGGAGTCGTTGCGGTCCGCAGCGTGGTGCCTTGCCGGCCGGGGTGATGAGCTGACCAGGGAACCGCATCGGCCTTCGGTCGATAACCCGACCGTGCTGCACCGCATTCGGGCGAGGGTGGTCGACCCCGTCCGGGATCGCCGCGCGCCGCAATTGGATGCGGCACTCGCAGGCGATCACCGGTCACCCCAGGACCTTCCCGGTCCCGCGGAGAAGACGGCGACCGATCCGGTTGATGCAGGGCGGTCGCGTCCTGCTGAGCCGGACGCCACGGCAGCGCGGCCTTCCCCAGCCGCAGGGCCGCGGATCGCCGTGCAACTCGGGGCAGACGGGCTCGCGGATCCCTCGGCGTGCACGGACGCGCTCGCGCTGGGCGTGCATGCGATCGTCGTGCGGGTCGGCCGGGGCGCTGAGGACGTGGCTGCCCTCGATGCCGTGTGCCGGTCGGCAGCGTTCGAGGATGCGACGCTGGCGGTGGAAGTGCATGCCGGTCCGCGCTGGTCCGACGAGGAGGTCCGGACGAAAGTGGCCGAGGTTGTCACCACGTTCGCGGGTCACGGTATGCGGGGGGAACTGCACGCATTCGATCAGCGGGTACTCACGGCGGCTGCGGAGCTGGCCCCGGACTGTCACCGCGTGACGTTGATCAACTCCCTGACGACGGCCACCTCGGGTGTTCGCGGCGCCCTCGGTTGGATGGCTCGCGCGGTGCGATCCGGGGCAGACGGTATCGACACCCTCCTCGAGGAGGCGCGCCGCACGGGTGCTACCGGTCTCGCCGTCCCTCCCCCGCTGCTGTCCGAGGACTTCGTGCGGCTGGCCCGCGAGGCGGAAATGCGCCTCGCGGTGTGGGGCGTCGCCGGTTCCGGTCGGATGCGTGCGGTGCTCGGGCTGGGCGTCGACGAGATATGGACGGCGAACGTCGAGAAGCTGGCGCTCCTGCGCGCCGAGGTCGCCGAGGGCGGGTTTCGGATACCCGAGCCATTCGCCCGCTCGACGCCATTCTCGGACTGGCCACCCAAGGCCACGCCGTGGTCGCAACATCCGGACCGCCCGTCGCGCGACCGATGAGTCCGATCGTCCCGCAACGTCGATATCAGTAGTCCATCGAAGAGGAGAGCGCGATGAACCAGTCCACCAACGAATCGGCACGCAAACGCCTGGAGGTCTTGGCCGGGGAATGGACGATGCAGGCCGGACCTCCCGGCGGGCCGCCGTGGCCGGGTGCGGGCCGGGTCACCTTCGAATGGCTCAGGGGCACACCGCTATTGGTCCAGCGCTGGCATATCGACCTGCCCGACGCTCCCGATGGTGTCGCAGTCATCGGTTGCGATGGGATGAGCGACACCTACTACCAGCTCTACACCGACGACCGCGACGTTCAGCGAATCTACGAGATGACCCTGACCGACGGCATCTGGACGCTGCAGCGCGACGGCGAACCCTTCGCACAGCGATTCACCGGCAGGTTTTCCGACGACGGGAAGACGATCCGGGGTCGCTGGGAGCTGGCCGAGGACCAAAGGACCTGGAAGACGGACTTCGACCTGACCTACACGAAGCTCGCGTAGAACGTCGCACTGCGCGATCGCATCGGATGATCTCTCGTCACGGGGACGAACCGACTCGCCGGAGCAGATTCAGCAGCGTTACCCGAATCGAGGACTCCCCATGACTGCCGACGCCCGCCACGAACCACTCCTGACCTTTGCCGAATCCGGCAGCGGCCCAACCATTCTCGTCCTACACGGCGGGGGCGGCCCGGCCACCGTGGCGGGCATTGCCGAACACCTATCCCGTTGCACACACGTCCTGACTCCGACCCACCCGGGCTGGAACGGGACGCCGCGCCCGGACCGATTCGACAGCATCACCGACCTCGCGAACACCTACCTCCGCACACCTGTCAGGCGTCGAAACGGCTGCGCGCGGCTTCGATGTGGCCCAGGTATCGCTGAGTCCAGCCGCACATGCGATCCACGGTCTCGCGGAGTCCTCGGCCCGGCTCGGTAAGGGTGTACTCGACGCGCGGCGGCACGGTGGGGTGCCATCCGCGGCCCGTGTCGAGCAGGCCAGGTGGGAGAACACAGCTAGTCGGCAGATAGTTTGG is part of the Nocardia sp. NBC_00565 genome and encodes:
- a CDS encoding winged helix-turn-helix transcriptional regulator — its product is MPTSCVLPPGLLDTGRGWHPTVPPRVEYTLTEPGRGLRETVDRMCGWTQRYLGHIEAARSRFDA